Sequence from the Miscanthus floridulus cultivar M001 chromosome 16, ASM1932011v1, whole genome shotgun sequence genome:
ttgagaatgtcaagcatggttgtatgtcatagctagtacaagcatgtagtaagtttctatgtcaagcatctagtaagtttctatgtcaagcatctagtaagtttgtatgtcaaccatggttgtatgtcaaggaagcatctagtaagagtgaactttcatacttacaggagtggctgtaggagtaggcggtggaggagctgccaacggcaaaggtacacccccttgctggacactccgcatgaaggccaccatttcttgcatcctcctctcctgggccgcgaacgcttccctctgggcctgcagctgcGTGCTCTAAGCCTCGACCAcgagcttctgggcctgcagctcggcctgcaatacaaacttcaatgtttcagtaatgcaaatgtaacttaggtgtgcaaagatgaacgtacgacgagtaaaacaggacgtacctcgagagcgtcgacccgctacagtgacggagtaggccgtgggcgtatgggctAGCTGGAGCTCATGCTCCATGCTCGGAGCACGTTgagagagggaacagtggtggagtcgatggcgccgtctgcaatccacagccgcccatgcttcttgcctcctcctagcctcatggtggtctctgcatcaatgggcttagtgcgcacatcgtaatcttccccatggacctccctcacctttgaggtgtactcttggacctttgtgtgcacggtcgggtcggagtacacctcgcgcggggtagacgggtcgaaggagacagaggaagacgccctgcccatgtgggacatagcccacgcagagaactccgagacctccacgcccgggtgtgcagcctcctATGAGTAAGAcgacaagatggtgagaaataaggcagaactcagcgtcaaataagataaaagaaatcacttacatatgcttgtttgtaggcAGGGAGGCTgcgactgccttgatggtgagtagcacctcgcctcagcagacgctggtcccgctgcctcgcgtggttctcagcgaagtcgttggacaaccacctgtccacgatcatctcccaacacacggagtgggatcggcaccaccagggaatcacctacaagtcatcaattatttgacatagaaaaagataaaattaaatcgacttaatctcaaaacaaatcattattaatgtttttcgtctacctcaaggtactgggcctgggacagctccacctgtcttgcatcaggcttgctgatggactgcttcaacaccaTGGCGTAGTAGTCTCTATGGGCCTGCACAcgcgcctcgtggtgcatgtcggtgacgtacCTCCTACAAGCGGatcgtaagctgcctcttctggccatctctagagtctacctccaggtaccttgaggatttacacttcggacagtactttgcatccttgtgatctttcctaaataagacgcaccccttcggacaaacatgtatcttgtcatatggcatcttaagcatatgaagtagtttctgtgactcgtgcaagttcttcggcagaatgtgcttctccggtagcatgctgccaaacacggccaacatcttatcaaagccttcgcgactcagatttaactcggccttcaaccccataacacgtccaatggcatccagctgagaaaccgttgtactctcatgaaggggtttctgtgccaagtccaacatttcgtagaaggccttagcggcttcctccatctcctccttctcacgtccttctgcgaagtgagcttggtgagtgtcatctagcatgtTTGCTACTccagcatcatcatcaaaagcctcgaggcgtggtctcaccacctccgctcttatacgatctgcttcaccatggtggatccaccggtggtagccagccatataaccattgtacacaagatgtttacccatggtcaccttgtctacccttctgttgttgtcacatttgctacagggacaccaaagtttagaatgtcctttagctacacccgagctccatgcatgttccaagaaagcatctgtcccattcacccactcaatgtcaaagtcactcctgcttctccggcccgtgtacatccactgatggtcttccatccttccacatatacagcacatagtaatgtaaccatcaattgcatctacgcggtgttcctactctctaataggtgaggataggtcctaatcccacccgcggatgcgtagatgacgttagtttccatgctccgctccctatccgagacagaatttcggtagcacctccccgctgttctcctgatgcacgtcctgcaagggagagtgtgtatctagagaacaacagggggtgatgccgaaacaccatctcggaccagagcggaccatggaaactaacccatctacgcatccacgggctatccaaaaaatgtggacaatccgaaactgATACGGTTgtagatatacaaagatctgtatacctccaaccgtatctctttgggatgggagacacctaactaggttatgCGCCCAAAGACCACATTCGGATAGAGggtttatacctagggtgccggtgaggtcaaggtagcggggcggtggagagtcggtgcagtggcgagtcgacgcggtgcaggaagacccacagcaccgacgaagacgatcggggtcaccgagtccCTCCCATAGGTCCTCCtacaaaaaagggcaaaaatggttagtgtcgactcaaaatttcggcagcacctcccctgcacggggaggttcccaaaacctgcataAAACATGGCataaaggccaacaaccacatatataccaaacatgggcacgaaggccaacaaccaccaatatatcaagaggagccatgtactttagttctctttccatgcagatgaaagtattgaagtagtacaacaacaattactactaaccctacaactactactaacactactactaacaactacttaactactaacagtactaatactaagaactacttaactattaacaactactactactaaccactactacttactaactactactacttactaactactactactactaagcctacaactaacactactaactactactaacaaccactactacttactaactactactatttactaactactactactactactaaccctacaactaacactactaactactacagctaacactacaactaacactactaactactactactaacactacaactaactactactaacactactaactactactactactaacactacaagggtagggcttaccttggcggcaagaacagcaagagcgagggccggcgacgacggcggggatgaccgcagcaaCGCGAGGATCAACGGGCTGTCAGAACGGCGCGAGGATCGACGGGCGGTtgggtcggcaccttcctcttcttcctcctccccattctctttcttcctcttgctcctctccttctccctctgctggccggCCGCAGGGCACGGCGGGGCCGGTGGAGCTTAGGGCCAGCGGGGGAGCTCGGGGCCCGCCGGGTCGCTGTCCTCGGGGAGCTCGGAGCCCGGGGTGCCGGCGAGCTCGGGGCGGCGGCCGGGGACCCAGGGCGTGGGCGCGGGGCTGCCGGGGTGGGGGCGTGGGTCCGCCGGGGCGGGGGCGCGAGGCCACCGGGGCAGGGGCGCGGGGCCGCCGGGGCTGGGCGAGAGCGCCGGCCGGGAGCCGGGGCGAGCGCCGCCGGGACAGGGGCGTCGGGGCGGGCCCGGTAGGACCTCGCCGGAGGGGGACGACGgcggggtcggcggcggcgacgcggcgACGCGGGGGCGGGTGGGACACGAGTGAGGAGGGGTGGGGTTGGGCCGGCCCATTCTAGGCCTTTAGGTTAAAagatttgctgagtgccaggcccagcggcactcggcaaaggtttttttttaattctttgccgagcggcctgtgacctggcgctcggcaaaggcttctttgccgagtgccaaggttggcactcgacaaattaaattttttttgtttttttcgccccattttttctggggccttgctacagtacttaaaactccatttcaaaatttgggacaatttttagtttttttactttatttccttaattagttttgtttcgttgaatttttttgactatttcaaatttgaattgcatgtacatgaaataatggaatttggtcattcaaaaaatggtattcatgatgtttggcgttTGTTGAGGTCGTATCCAGGAAGTCGCATGAAATTACGAacatcttgttgtcgtaacatgacgatgtacttgcgggaaaagtgtatttaaattatataaaatccaaccgaagtccgaaaatcacgaaacttgtcgaggtgtcttgttatcgcatgtggatgacgtggtaaaaaattgagaaagcttggagcaagttgtgacgtcggatgcctaaaagccagacatctccacatgtgataacatgacacctcgacaagtttcgtgataacatgacacctcgacaagctcgaaacattctcaattttttaccatagcctacaCATGcaataacatgacacctcgacaagtttcgtgattttcggacttcgtatggactttatataattttaaaacacttttccgacaagtgGCTCGTCATgctacgtgaagaagatgcgcgaaatttgatgcgagttcgtggatagagactcaacatacaccaaataccatgaataacatttttcgaagcactagattacaatattccatgcacttaccgttcaaatttgaattacatataaaaattcaacataatcaaattaatcaaccaaatataaccaaaaaaactagaaaaaacaCCAAATTTGAACCTGAAGTTGTAAACAATGTAGGCGGgcccaacaaaaaatttggggtcaaaaaaacaaaaaaaattgaaaatttgccgagtgtgagcttggcactcgacaaagactgtctttgccgagtgctggtccaggggcactcggcaaagaattttttaaaagaaaattttcaaaaacggttaaaaagtctttgccgagggcctaacggtgatgccctcggcaaagattgacgGCAGGGGATGGACGTTGTGTCAGGCggtgttgccgagggccggccctttgccgagggcttagccctcggcaaataattattgttgccgtgtgcttgtctttgccgagggctgttgTTTGCCGAGGGTcaaacactctttgccgagtgcccgagcatTTTCCCTCGACAaatcctcaggccctcggcaaagatgctctaTCCGGTAGTGTATCATATACTAGATAAATGCTCGTGTGTTGCACGGGGTTACAAACTTTTGTTGCATGGGGCTACAAAAAATTTCCCACACCTATACAGCGAAAAATTTGTGGTGGGCTACCGACGGCGCTGAGGTGGGTGGAGGGTGCTCGCCAGCGCCTGAGAAGAGGATCGTGCAGAGGACTGCTACGCCACGAACACCAACTCCACCACGGTGGAGCTGCATTTCTGAGATATGTCGAAGCACTTCTTTAAATGCACGCGCAGCAAGTTTCGTTTTTTTGCCAACTCTGTTCAGATTTGGCTTTCATTCAGTATGCACATGTTTACTGGCAGCTCTGTACATCGATCCAACAATTCTTATTCCTACAATCCTGATCCTACTCTAGTCTAGGAAATAGAAACTGCATAGAGGCACCATAGGTCCGTAGCCTGAGTTTCCATGCCTCCAGCCGGCGTTGTCCCTCCGGGCCGCTGATACGCAGACCTGCCCGCCGCGCTTGCCACCGATCGCATCTGTTCTTGCACCTTGCGCTGCTGCAGCGGTGGCGAGGCGAAGTAGGCCCGCCGCCTTGTCCGGCGGGTCGTCGACGAGCAACAGCACACGCTCTCCGCGCCGGCGTCGTTTGCACAGCCCGCAGCAAGTCGTCCTGCACCAGAACCACATCGCCCGTGCCCCGCTGCAGGCCTCCAGGTCGACGAGTTACCCGCCCGCCGATGCGTGTCATGGGTGATGGGCCTCTGCTACACGGACCGCGAACTTCTCCGTGGCCACCGCGTCGGACGACTCCTCGCAGGCCGCGGCCATCGCCAGTGTCCAGGAGAACTTCCACTGGCGGGCGGTGGTCCTGTTGCACGAGAATAAGATAAGCACTTGAAAAAATATTGAGGCATTCATTATCTATGCCAATGATTTAATTTAGCAATTGCAGTGAAGCGATTTAAAAGTTGTAACATATATATTATTACAAGAAGCCGATAGCAATTTAAACATATAAGTGCAACTTTGGGACATATCATCAAACACTCTCACATCATGCCCATTAATGCGAAGTACTAGTTCGTGCTCCTCGCCTGCTCGTACGTCAAGTTTGCATCCGCAGCGCGACCCTCCTGGCCACCGACACCTTTCGCGTCGGCCTCGCTCGTCCTCTCAACAGCGCAGTTCCAGCCATTGGCCACCTCCTCTGCGATCGCTGGATAGGCCGGATAATGTACGTATTTAGCTGGATGTATACGTATTTGGTCCAACTTTGGATTTGTGGTGGTGCGGAGGAAGGTGGCTGAATAGTGTACATATTTGGTACAGTTTTTTTTAAGTCTTTGTGACCGGATAGTATACATTTTTTTGTATCCCCAGGTAGATGATTACTTTAATTTAGAGgttttttaggtgtagagataCTAATACAAAATTAGTGCAACACACTATGCCATATTTCTGAACCTGATCCTCATTCTTTGGTTCATCATTACCATCATTATGTGATTGTCCCATAAAACTATTGGCATATATATGTGCTTCAGGGCCTAGAAGTTAGTCATGGATAATTGGAAAGTGCTTCAGAGCCTAGATGATGTTAGTCATGGATAAGTGGAGTGGCATGAAGCTCCCGGTAGTGCTGCTACGTGTGTGGGTTGggggtgtcgacagaatatcatcggcagtcctccgaggggtatcccacgaaggtagattgatcggtagaggagcgcgagatcaagaacaagaaagcaacagagacacacgagttagacaggttcaggccgtcagtatgacgtaataccctacttctgtggtctgttggtttatattagctatcgtatgatatgccgtgattttagaggggtccctgcccgccttatatagttcgggaggcagggttacaagtcggttagatctgagagataaccggaaagtaataactgattacaggaatcttgggatcatacatatcctaacagatatcgtagtatcttcaagatatcttcccgatgtcttgcggaaggcgccgagcagagtcgtgcctcgcaaggcttcttcttgtgggctaggccacccctaggggcgcagcccatgtggtctgccgtgggtatccggggtcgtaccccccacagctagtccccgagcgtcttgtacccgttgtgcaacgccgtcttgagcttgtccgagcaggtgcgaaccaaagccgagcagtccaactcatggtccgaccaccgtgatgagtcatCAAACAGCTGTGAGCAGTTGGCGAGCAGCGTGCATCATAGCCGAGCAGCGtggaccatcgccgagcagcatgccccaagcacggcttgccataagggtgtaaggagctcaagtctagaattgaaaattttctcttagtggaccaagtgtgcccacttagagtccgaccacgaggaaaggagataatcttcttcggtTTCTAGAGTAACGGagtcaagcacattcaccgcaaggtgaagtgtgcccacttagtcccagagcctgacagtagatgacgtagtcatgtggtgccagggtccaaagtagaagaaataaCAGACGACCAGCTGAGCagtcagccagtccccgggcgtagctccGAAACAAGAcgaaacacattcaccgtaaggtgaagtgtgcccacttagtccccgagcctgacagtaggtgacgtagtcacgtggtgccagggtccaaagtagaagaaataaCAGATGACCTGCTGAGCagtcagccagtccccgagctgcaAGCGGATATACCGGAGCAATCAAACCATGGCAAAAAAATCAgagtaacggctgtacagtaacggttactgagcctcaataaattaCGGAGAAATCGGCGGTTATTCGGCGAGTAACAACAAATGGCAGCGATAAATGAATGACGTGGGCTAtggttgcgtgaaagcccaggttgcggcccattaaaccgtGTTGGAGAATTCAGAGCAGCGCAGATCGCGgaaacggtttcccaaaaaccctcggatGCAA
This genomic interval carries:
- the LOC136510348 gene encoding uncharacterized protein, with the translated sequence MGRPNPTPPHSCPTRPRVAASPPPTPPSSPSGEVLPGPPRRPCPGGARPGSRPALSPSPGGPAPLPRWPRAPAPADPRPHPGSPAPTPWVPGRRPELAGTPGSELPEDSDPAGPELPRWP